The Streptomyces avermitilis MA-4680 = NBRC 14893 genome contains a region encoding:
- a CDS encoding nitrate- and nitrite sensing domain-containing protein, with amino-acid sequence MPGTRDRRTRHRSAPRRSLRFSFVLPFVVPAVCLTGLWGYTAAGLVDEQLQLHSDADRASSVARPAQDVLSRLQTERRLTAVWQASRTKTARTELDGARDETDAAVAAFRRSSSSALDTSSLQRRTRLFDEALDTLSGRREAIDGRTLSTGDTFELYTDTVSRGIGVLTAAVHSDDGRLARGGNATVSLAHITEMLSREDALISGALPSRRMTATTRAQFGQYLAIQREFRAGLDIHDLPAGAAATYTQLTDSAKWTTLGTVEKSVTTGRGTGLPGQASSWPTATEPVVGGLQSLGADSADGLSDLAADHADDLLLGMLLGTAATLAALAGGAVLALRARRSTLGRVSELQAHVEQLSGSWLPQLLARIQNGERVEPATLAPHGEQATDELERLAAAIDQLGRVAGDTAVRQSLGREGTEKVFAQLIRRTQILIHRLISLLDDLERKHEDSDLLKDIFKVDHLATRVRRHAENLVILSGSPPSRRLTAPVSITDVMRGAVAETEQYTRVKVKNLPADRRLALAGRAVADVTHLLAELIENGTSFSPPDTQVFVSATKVAKGLAVHVEDHGLGMPQDLRDHANDLLAHPPRLDMTALGEDPRLGHFVVARLAERHKIKVELRESVYGGTLVIVLLPAALLEEVASPVLDQLKSAAVAANRAVAAEASRAVAGTDDFAVVGAEGMPLVGSAIGSAGHSLDAGVTIGGVDALTHTRLPDHSGFPEYGGAGLLPAASDHPAPAPGPNASWAPPREHPAPQGHRTEPGGLGPQAGQPAHPGAHAGHHGSRAGFTEPQSGFTEPRSGPPSRHEPGAGSGGPAPAREEAPARSAARPLTTPQVLPQRTRGASLAQQLRREAEQAQGRPDGEGDKGVISPDASARAMIAIQQGLKRARMSETDEPTGADGRQQTDPRDPGAHQL; translated from the coding sequence ATGCCAGGCACCCGCGACCGGCGGACGCGTCATCGGTCCGCCCCGCGCAGATCTCTCCGGTTCTCGTTCGTCCTGCCCTTCGTCGTGCCCGCGGTCTGTCTCACCGGACTCTGGGGATACACGGCGGCCGGACTCGTCGACGAGCAACTCCAACTGCACTCCGACGCGGATCGGGCCTCCTCCGTCGCCCGGCCGGCCCAGGACGTGCTGTCCCGGCTGCAGACCGAGCGCCGGCTGACCGCGGTCTGGCAGGCGAGCCGCACGAAGACCGCCCGTACGGAGCTGGACGGCGCCCGCGACGAGACCGACGCCGCCGTCGCCGCGTTCCGGCGCAGTTCCTCCTCCGCGCTGGACACCTCCTCGCTCCAGCGGCGGACCAGGCTGTTCGACGAGGCTCTCGACACCCTTTCCGGCCGCCGCGAGGCGATCGACGGCCGCACCCTCAGTACGGGCGACACGTTCGAGTTGTACACCGACACCGTGTCCCGCGGTATCGGCGTCCTCACCGCGGCCGTACACAGCGACGACGGCCGGCTCGCGCGGGGCGGCAACGCGACGGTGTCCCTGGCCCACATCACGGAGATGCTCTCGCGCGAGGACGCGCTCATCTCCGGCGCGCTGCCGTCCCGTCGGATGACCGCCACGACCCGCGCCCAGTTCGGCCAGTATCTGGCGATCCAGCGCGAGTTCCGCGCGGGCCTGGACATCCACGACCTCCCTGCCGGTGCGGCCGCCACCTACACGCAGCTCACGGACAGCGCCAAGTGGACCACCCTGGGCACGGTCGAGAAGTCCGTGACCACCGGCCGGGGCACGGGGCTGCCCGGTCAGGCCTCGTCCTGGCCGACGGCCACCGAGCCCGTCGTCGGCGGCCTGCAGTCGCTGGGCGCGGACTCCGCGGACGGTCTGTCCGACCTGGCCGCCGACCACGCCGACGACCTGCTGCTCGGCATGCTCCTGGGCACGGCCGCGACGCTGGCCGCCCTGGCCGGCGGTGCGGTACTGGCCCTGCGCGCCCGGCGCTCGACGCTCGGCCGGGTCTCCGAGCTCCAGGCGCACGTCGAGCAGCTGTCCGGCAGCTGGCTGCCCCAGCTTCTGGCCCGAATACAGAACGGCGAGCGGGTCGAGCCGGCCACGCTCGCCCCGCACGGAGAGCAGGCGACCGACGAGCTGGAGCGGCTGGCCGCGGCCATCGACCAGCTGGGCCGGGTGGCCGGGGACACCGCCGTACGGCAGAGCCTGGGCCGCGAGGGCACGGAGAAGGTCTTCGCCCAGCTCATTCGCCGTACGCAGATCCTGATCCACCGGCTGATCTCGCTCCTTGACGACCTCGAGCGCAAGCACGAGGACTCGGACCTGCTCAAGGACATCTTCAAGGTCGACCATCTCGCGACCCGGGTGCGGCGGCACGCGGAGAACCTGGTGATTCTCAGCGGCTCCCCGCCCAGCCGCCGGCTGACCGCTCCCGTCTCGATCACCGACGTGATGCGCGGCGCGGTCGCGGAGACGGAGCAGTACACCAGGGTCAAGGTGAAGAACCTCCCCGCGGACCGGCGCCTCGCCCTGGCCGGCCGGGCCGTCGCGGACGTCACCCATCTGCTCGCCGAACTGATCGAGAACGGCACGAGCTTCTCGCCACCGGACACCCAGGTGTTCGTCAGCGCCACGAAGGTCGCCAAGGGCCTGGCCGTGCACGTCGAGGACCACGGCCTCGGCATGCCGCAGGACCTGCGCGACCACGCGAACGACCTGCTCGCCCACCCGCCGCGGCTGGACATGACGGCCCTGGGCGAGGACCCGCGGCTCGGGCACTTCGTGGTGGCCCGGCTGGCCGAACGGCACAAGATCAAGGTGGAGCTGCGCGAGTCCGTCTACGGCGGCACCCTCGTGATCGTGCTCCTGCCGGCCGCCCTGCTCGAAGAGGTGGCCTCGCCGGTTCTCGACCAGCTCAAGTCGGCCGCCGTCGCTGCCAACAGGGCAGTCGCGGCCGAGGCCTCCCGGGCGGTCGCGGGGACGGACGACTTCGCTGTCGTGGGCGCCGAGGGCATGCCGCTCGTGGGCTCGGCCATCGGATCGGCCGGCCACAGCCTCGACGCGGGCGTCACGATCGGCGGCGTCGACGCGCTCACGCACACGCGCCTTCCGGACCACAGCGGCTTCCCCGAGTACGGAGGTGCGGGCCTCTTGCCGGCCGCCTCGGACCACCCCGCCCCGGCTCCCGGACCCAACGCCTCCTGGGCACCGCCCCGGGAGCACCCCGCGCCCCAGGGCCACCGCACCGAGCCGGGCGGCCTCGGACCACAGGCCGGGCAGCCCGCACACCCCGGAGCACATGCCGGACACCACGGATCGCGGGCCGGATTCACCGAGCCGCAGAGCGGTTTCACCGAGCCGCGGTCCGGGCCACCGTCCCGGCACGAACCCGGTGCCGGAAGCGGGGGTCCCGCCCCCGCCCGGGAGGAGGCGCCCGCACGCAGTGCGGCGCGCCCGCTGACCACCCCGCAGGTCCTGCCGCAACGGACCAGGGGAGCCAGCCTGGCGCAGCAACTGCGCAGGGAGGCGGAGCAGGCACAGGGCCGACCCGACGGTGAGGGAGACAAGGGCGTCATCTCCCCGGACGCGTCGGCCCGCGCGATGATCGCAATTCAGCAGGGGCTGAAGCGGGCCCGGATGTCCGAGACCGACGAGCCGACCGGTGCGGACGGCCGGCAGCAGACGGATCCGAGGGACCCCGGTGCCCATCAACTGTGA
- a CDS encoding roadblock/LC7 domain-containing protein gives MTEQVQSGPRLDWLLDGLVDRIPEIRCAIVLSGDGLLIGKSKNLRRDDAEHLSAVGSGMHSLARGAARHFHGGEVQQTVIQMDRAFLFVTAAGRGARLAAIASEQVDVGMMAFEMGTLVKQVGQYLSAAPRVETPSAGHIQDA, from the coding sequence ATGACTGAGCAGGTACAATCCGGTCCCCGGCTGGACTGGCTCCTCGACGGACTGGTGGACCGGATACCGGAGATCCGCTGTGCCATCGTGCTGTCCGGGGACGGCCTTCTCATCGGCAAGTCGAAGAACCTGCGCCGCGACGACGCCGAGCACCTGTCCGCGGTCGGTTCGGGCATGCACAGCCTCGCCCGGGGCGCCGCGCGCCACTTCCACGGCGGGGAGGTGCAGCAGACGGTCATCCAGATGGACCGGGCGTTCCTCTTCGTCACCGCCGCGGGCCGGGGTGCGCGGCTGGCCGCCATCGCCTCGGAGCAGGTGGACGTGGGGATGATGGCCTTCGAGATGGGCACGCTCGTCAAGCAGGTGGGCCAGTACCTGAGTGCCGCACCGCGCGTGGAGACCCCCTCCGCCGGACACATTCAGGATGCCTGA
- a CDS encoding DUF742 domain-containing protein, translating to MPEPRWLDDAEAGRHLRPYAITGGRTRHSQHTFTLITLVVARSAHEFDHDHLEPESVQILELCRDRAVAVAEIAAHLDLPVSVVKILCGDLLNASLVIVQAPPGQEDQPSVELIERVMDGIRQL from the coding sequence ATGCCTGAACCCCGATGGCTCGACGATGCGGAGGCCGGGCGTCACTTACGGCCGTACGCCATCACGGGCGGGCGCACCCGCCACAGTCAGCACACCTTCACATTGATCACGCTGGTTGTCGCGCGGTCCGCGCATGAGTTCGATCACGACCATCTGGAGCCGGAGTCGGTCCAGATCCTCGAACTCTGCCGGGATCGCGCGGTGGCGGTCGCCGAGATCGCCGCGCACCTGGACCTGCCGGTGAGCGTGGTGAAGATCCTCTGCGGAGATCTGCTCAACGCCTCCCTCGTCATCGTCCAGGCGCCGCCCGGGCAGGAGGACCAACCGAGCGTGGAACTCATCGAAAGGGTGATGGATGGTATCCGTCAGCTCTGA
- a CDS encoding GTP-binding protein gives MVSVSSEPVMPTALKILIAGGFGVGKTTMVGSVSEVPPLETEERMTAVSLGVDDLSGVEGKKSTTVAMDFGRITIAPELVLYLFGTPGQDRFWFMWDDLATGALAAIVLADTRRLDASFASIDFFEARDIPFAVGVNCFDGRRDCSAEQVRTALDLDPSTPVLLCDVRDRGSSKSVLLAVLEAARAQAAARLAPLGGGQ, from the coding sequence ATGGTATCCGTCAGCTCTGAGCCCGTCATGCCGACGGCGCTCAAGATTCTGATCGCGGGCGGATTCGGCGTGGGCAAGACGACCATGGTGGGCTCGGTCAGCGAGGTGCCCCCGCTGGAGACCGAGGAGCGGATGACCGCGGTGAGCCTCGGCGTCGACGATCTGTCCGGAGTCGAGGGCAAGAAGTCGACGACGGTCGCCATGGACTTCGGCCGGATCACCATCGCGCCGGAGCTGGTGCTGTACCTGTTCGGTACGCCCGGCCAGGACCGCTTCTGGTTCATGTGGGACGACCTGGCGACCGGTGCCCTCGCGGCCATCGTCCTCGCGGACACCCGTCGGCTGGACGCCTCGTTCGCGTCGATCGACTTCTTCGAGGCGCGTGACATCCCGTTCGCCGTGGGGGTCAACTGCTTCGACGGCCGGCGGGACTGCTCGGCCGAGCAGGTGCGGACGGCGCTGGATCTGGATCCGTCGACGCCGGTGCTGCTGTGCGACGTACGCGACCGTGGTTCCAGCAAGTCGGTGCTGCTCGCCGTGTTGGAGGCGGCGCGTGCGCAGGCGGCCGCGCGTCTCGCTCCGCTGGGCGGCGGTCAATGA
- a CDS encoding alpha/beta fold hydrolase: protein MPNFSAPDGTELAYHTRGEGEPLVVLPGGAMRASAYLGDLGGLGARRRLVLLDLRGTGDSAEPADPATYRCDRLVDDVEALRVHLGLERMDVLAHSAGGNLAMLYAARYPERIARLALITATPWAVGMGVRGEDRLAAARLRKGEPWFEAAFPAFEAWLAESGDWDPVFEPFFYGRWDDAARAHAAGGEEQTNDEAGDRYGSAGAYDPPATRAALAGLTAPVLVYAGELDGGPRPELARRVADVFPAAEFAVQPGGGHYPWLDDPGWFTARVEAFLAR, encoded by the coding sequence ATGCCGAACTTCAGCGCCCCCGACGGGACCGAACTCGCCTATCACACGCGGGGGGAGGGAGAACCGCTCGTCGTGCTGCCGGGCGGGGCGATGCGGGCCTCCGCCTATCTCGGGGACCTGGGCGGACTCGGTGCCCGGCGCCGGCTCGTGCTGCTCGACCTGCGCGGAACCGGGGACTCCGCGGAGCCGGCGGACCCGGCGACGTACCGGTGTGACCGTCTCGTCGACGACGTCGAGGCGCTGCGGGTCCATCTGGGCCTCGAGCGCATGGATGTGCTGGCGCACTCGGCGGGCGGCAACCTCGCCATGCTCTACGCGGCCCGGTACCCGGAGCGGATCGCACGGCTGGCGCTGATCACCGCCACCCCGTGGGCCGTCGGGATGGGCGTGCGGGGCGAGGACCGGCTGGCGGCGGCCCGGCTGAGGAAGGGAGAGCCCTGGTTCGAGGCGGCCTTCCCGGCCTTCGAGGCGTGGCTGGCGGAGAGCGGCGACTGGGACCCTGTCTTCGAGCCCTTCTTCTACGGGCGTTGGGACGACGCCGCCCGCGCCCACGCCGCCGGTGGCGAGGAGCAGACCAACGACGAGGCGGGGGACCGGTACGGCTCGGCGGGTGCCTACGACCCGCCCGCTACCCGGGCCGCGCTCGCCGGACTCACCGCGCCCGTCCTCGTGTACGCGGGCGAACTCGACGGCGGCCCCCGCCCCGAGCTCGCCCGGCGGGTCGCCGACGTCTTCCCGGCCGCCGAGTTCGCGGTGCAGCCGGGCGGCGGCCACTACCCGTGGCTGGACGACCCCGGGTGGTTCACCGCCCGGGTCGAGGCGTTCCTCGCCCGGTGA
- the paaK gene encoding phenylacetate--CoA ligase PaaK: MADARDLLDEGERLDPDGLRTLQLERLRASLRHAYAHVPFYRESFDKAGVRPDDCRTLDDLARFPFTVKADLRENYPYGMFAVPQDRIRRIHASSGTTGRPTVVGYTENDLSMWSDMVARSIRAAGGRPGDKVHVAYGYGLFTGGLGAHYGAERLGCTVIPASGGMTARQVQLIQDLKPEIIMVTPSYMLTLLDEFERQGVDPRGTSLRVGIFGAEPWTEEMRREIEERFAIDAVDIYGLSEVIGPGVAQECVETKDGLHVWEDHFFPEVVDPITGEVLPDGAEGELVFTSLTKEAMPVIRYRTRDLTRLLPGTARVFRRMEKITGRSDDMVILRGVNLFPTQIEEIVLRTPGVAPHFQLRLTREGRLDSLTVRAEARAGATPEQRDAAAGVIAAAVKDGIGVSVAVEIVEPESLERSVGKIRRIVDLRPR, encoded by the coding sequence ATGGCGGATGCGCGGGACCTGCTGGACGAGGGAGAACGGCTCGACCCGGACGGGCTGCGGACGCTGCAACTGGAGCGGCTGCGCGCCTCGCTGCGGCATGCGTACGCGCACGTGCCCTTCTACCGGGAGTCCTTCGACAAGGCGGGCGTACGTCCCGACGACTGCCGCACGCTCGACGATCTCGCCCGCTTCCCGTTCACCGTGAAGGCGGACCTTCGGGAGAACTATCCGTACGGGATGTTCGCCGTGCCCCAGGACCGGATCCGGCGCATCCACGCGTCCAGTGGCACGACCGGCCGCCCCACGGTCGTCGGCTACACGGAGAACGACCTCTCCATGTGGTCGGACATGGTGGCCCGCTCGATCCGGGCGGCGGGCGGCCGACCCGGCGACAAGGTGCATGTGGCCTACGGGTACGGCCTGTTCACCGGCGGACTCGGCGCGCACTACGGCGCCGAACGCCTCGGCTGTACGGTCATCCCCGCGTCCGGCGGTATGACGGCACGCCAGGTCCAGCTGATCCAGGACCTGAAACCCGAGATCATCATGGTGACCCCTTCGTACATGCTGACGCTCCTCGACGAGTTCGAGCGCCAGGGCGTCGACCCGCGCGGCACCTCCCTGCGCGTCGGAATCTTCGGGGCCGAGCCCTGGACCGAGGAGATGCGGCGGGAGATCGAGGAGCGCTTCGCGATCGACGCCGTCGACATATACGGGCTGTCCGAGGTGATCGGGCCCGGTGTGGCGCAGGAGTGCGTGGAGACCAAGGACGGGCTGCATGTGTGGGAGGACCACTTCTTTCCCGAGGTGGTCGACCCGATCACCGGGGAGGTGCTGCCCGACGGTGCGGAGGGTGAGCTGGTCTTCACCTCGCTCACCAAGGAGGCCATGCCCGTGATCCGGTACCGGACACGGGACCTGACCCGGCTGCTGCCCGGTACGGCCCGGGTCTTCCGGCGGATGGAGAAGATCACCGGCCGCAGTGACGACATGGTCATCCTGCGGGGCGTCAATCTCTTCCCCACCCAGATCGAGGAGATCGTGCTGCGTACGCCGGGCGTGGCACCGCACTTCCAGCTGCGTCTCACCCGGGAAGGCCGCCTCGACTCGCTCACCGTACGGGCGGAGGCCCGGGCCGGTGCCACGCCCGAGCAGCGCGACGCGGCCGCGGGCGTCATCGCCGCGGCCGTGAAGGACGGCATCGGCGTCTCGGTCGCGGTCGAGATCGTCGAACCGGAGTCGCTGGAGCGGTCGGTGGGCAAGATCAGGCGGATCGTGGACCTGCGACCTCGGTAG
- a CDS encoding acyl-CoA synthetase, which translates to MTAGPSVTVDGVLRRSARRTPARRAIHYRDRSWTYAELDEAVSRAARALRETGLAPGDRVGAYGHNSDAYLIGFLACARAGLVHVPVNQNLTGDDLAYIVDQSGATLVLTDPDLAGNLADGVRTLALRDADDSLLTRLATTAQYDGAEPRGEDLAQLLYTSGTTALPKGAMMTHRALVQEYLSAIAALDLSAGDRPVHSLPLYHSAQMHVFLLPYLAVGAENVILDAPDAEQIFDLVEAGRADSLFAPPTVWIGLSNRPDFATRDLSGLRKAYYGASIMPVPVLERLKERLPELAFYNCFGQSEIGPLSMVLGPDEHKRRMDSCGRPVLFVEARVVDESGKEVADGEQGEIVYRSSQLCEGYWDKPEETAEAFRDGWFRSGDLAVRDAAGYFTVVDRVKDVINSGGVLVASRQVEDALYTHEGVAEAAVIGLPDERWIEAVTAVVVARGEVTEAELLAHAREKLAHFKAPKRVLFVDELPRNASGKILKRELRDRFAEA; encoded by the coding sequence ATGACGGCGGGACCAAGCGTCACGGTCGACGGGGTGCTGCGGCGCAGCGCCCGGCGGACCCCGGCACGCAGGGCGATCCACTACCGCGACCGTTCCTGGACCTACGCGGAACTCGACGAGGCCGTCTCCCGTGCCGCCCGCGCCCTGCGCGAGACGGGACTCGCCCCCGGCGACCGGGTCGGCGCCTACGGCCACAACTCGGACGCGTATCTGATCGGCTTCCTGGCCTGCGCCCGCGCGGGGCTGGTGCATGTGCCGGTCAATCAGAACCTGACCGGCGACGATCTGGCGTACATCGTCGACCAGTCCGGTGCCACGCTGGTGCTCACGGACCCGGACCTCGCCGGGAATCTGGCCGACGGGGTCCGGACCCTGGCACTGCGCGACGCGGACGACTCCCTGCTCACCCGGCTCGCCACGACGGCTCAGTACGACGGTGCGGAGCCGCGCGGCGAGGACCTGGCGCAGTTGCTCTACACCTCGGGCACCACCGCGCTTCCCAAGGGCGCGATGATGACGCACCGTGCGCTGGTCCAGGAGTACCTGAGCGCGATCGCCGCCCTCGATCTGAGCGCGGGCGACCGGCCCGTGCACTCGCTGCCGCTCTACCACTCGGCGCAGATGCATGTGTTCCTGCTGCCGTATCTCGCGGTCGGCGCCGAGAACGTCATCCTCGACGCACCCGACGCCGAGCAGATCTTCGACCTCGTCGAAGCGGGCCGCGCGGACAGCCTCTTCGCCCCGCCCACCGTGTGGATCGGCCTGTCGAACCGCCCCGACTTCGCGACCCGCGACCTGAGCGGGCTGCGCAAGGCGTACTACGGGGCGTCGATCATGCCGGTGCCCGTACTGGAGCGGCTGAAGGAACGGCTGCCCGAGCTGGCGTTCTACAACTGTTTCGGGCAGAGCGAGATCGGCCCGCTGTCCATGGTCCTCGGACCCGACGAGCACAAGAGGCGGATGGACTCCTGCGGGCGCCCCGTGCTGTTCGTCGAGGCGCGGGTCGTCGACGAGTCCGGCAAGGAGGTGGCCGACGGGGAGCAGGGAGAAATCGTCTACCGCTCGTCGCAGTTGTGCGAGGGCTACTGGGACAAGCCGGAAGAGACGGCCGAGGCCTTCCGGGACGGCTGGTTCCGCTCAGGGGACCTCGCCGTGCGGGACGCGGCCGGGTACTTCACCGTCGTCGACCGGGTGAAGGACGTCATCAACTCCGGTGGCGTACTGGTCGCTTCGCGGCAGGTCGAGGACGCGCTGTACACACATGAGGGGGTCGCGGAGGCCGCTGTCATCGGGCTGCCCGACGAACGGTGGATCGAGGCGGTCACCGCGGTCGTCGTCGCGCGCGGCGAGGTCACCGAGGCCGAACTCCTCGCCCACGCACGCGAGAAGCTCGCCCACTTCAAGGCGCCCAAGCGGGTGCTGTTCGTGGACGAGCTGCCGCGCAACGCGAGCGGGAAGATCCTCAAGCGGGAGTTGCGGGACCGGTTCGCGGAGGCGTAG
- a CDS encoding acyl-CoA synthetase has protein sequence MSVPPNGFWSQAAADPERTVLIAPDGEEWTAGRLHASVNRLVHGLRAAGLERGDAFAVVLPNGVEFFTAYLAASQAGLYLVPVNHHLVGPEIAWIVADSGAKVLIAHERFADSARHAADEAKLPAEQRYAVGAIDGFRPYAELLDGQPGSAPADRTLGWVMNYTSGTTGRPRGIRRPLPGKLPEETYLGGFLGIFGIKPFEGNVHLVCSPLYHTAVLQFAGASLHIGHRLVLMDKWTPEEMLRLIDTHRCTHTHMVPTQFHRLLALPEEVKGRYDVSSMRHAIHGAAPCPDHVKRAMITWWGDSVEEYYAASEGGGAFATAEDWLKKPGTVGKAWPISELAIFDDEGNRLPAGELGTVYMKMSTGGFSYHKDEAKTKKNRIGDFFTVGDLGCLDEEGYLFLRDRKIDMIISGGVNIYPAEIEAALLAHPAVADAAAFGIPHDDWGEEVKAVVEPAPGHDPGPALAADILGHCEQRLAGYKRPKSVDFIETMPRDPNGKLYKRRLRDPYWEGRTRKV, from the coding sequence GTGAGCGTGCCCCCCAACGGCTTCTGGTCCCAGGCCGCCGCGGACCCGGAGCGTACGGTCCTGATCGCCCCCGACGGCGAGGAGTGGACCGCCGGACGACTGCACGCTTCGGTCAACCGGCTGGTGCACGGACTGCGCGCCGCGGGCCTCGAACGCGGCGACGCCTTCGCGGTCGTCCTGCCCAACGGTGTCGAGTTCTTCACCGCGTATCTGGCCGCGTCCCAGGCCGGCCTCTACCTCGTCCCCGTCAACCACCATCTCGTCGGCCCCGAGATCGCCTGGATCGTCGCCGACTCCGGCGCCAAGGTGCTCATCGCGCACGAGCGGTTCGCGGACTCCGCGCGCCACGCCGCCGACGAGGCGAAACTGCCAGCAGAGCAGAGGTACGCGGTCGGCGCGATCGACGGCTTCCGGCCGTACGCCGAACTCCTCGACGGACAGCCCGGGTCGGCGCCCGCCGACCGCACCCTTGGCTGGGTCATGAACTACACCTCGGGCACCACGGGCCGGCCGCGCGGCATCCGGCGACCGCTGCCCGGCAAGCTGCCCGAGGAGACATACCTCGGCGGCTTCCTCGGGATCTTCGGCATCAAGCCGTTCGAGGGCAATGTGCACCTGGTCTGCTCGCCGCTGTACCACACGGCGGTGCTCCAGTTCGCGGGCGCGTCCCTGCACATCGGGCACCGTCTGGTCCTGATGGACAAATGGACGCCCGAGGAGATGCTCCGCCTCATCGACACCCACAGGTGCACGCACACACACATGGTCCCGACCCAGTTCCACCGCCTGCTGGCACTCCCCGAGGAGGTGAAGGGGCGTTACGACGTCTCGTCGATGCGGCACGCCATCCACGGCGCCGCGCCCTGCCCCGACCATGTGAAGCGGGCGATGATCACGTGGTGGGGCGACAGTGTGGAGGAGTACTACGCCGCCAGTGAGGGCGGCGGCGCCTTCGCCACCGCCGAGGACTGGCTGAAGAAGCCCGGCACGGTCGGCAAGGCCTGGCCCATCAGCGAACTCGCGATCTTCGACGACGAAGGCAACCGGCTGCCGGCGGGTGAACTCGGCACCGTCTACATGAAGATGAGCACCGGCGGATTCTCGTACCACAAGGACGAGGCCAAGACGAAGAAGAACCGCATCGGCGACTTCTTCACCGTCGGCGACCTGGGCTGTCTCGACGAGGAGGGCTATCTCTTCCTCCGCGACCGCAAGATCGACATGATCATCTCCGGCGGGGTCAACATCTACCCGGCGGAGATCGAGGCGGCGCTGCTCGCCCACCCCGCCGTCGCCGACGCGGCCGCCTTCGGCATCCCGCACGACGACTGGGGCGAGGAGGTCAAGGCGGTGGTGGAGCCTGCCCCGGGGCACGACCCGGGCCCGGCGCTCGCCGCCGACATCCTCGGCCACTGCGAACAGCGGCTCGCCGGGTACAAGCGCCCCAAGAGCGTCGACTTCATCGAGACGATGCCGCGCGACCCCAACGGGAAGCTGTACAAGCGGCGGCTGCGGGATCCGTACTGGGAGGGACGCACCCGAAAGGTGTGA
- a CDS encoding NAD(P)H-dependent flavin oxidoreductase, translated as MQTELSKRLGVEHAIFGFTPFPAVAAAISRAGGFGVLGAVRYTAPDDLKRDLDWLEANVDGKPYGLDVVMPAKKVEGVTEADVEAMIPEGHRQYVRDTLAKYGVPELAEGEVSGWRITGWMERVARTQLDVAFDYPIKLLANALGSPPGDVVERAHGQGVLVAALAGSARHARKHAEAGIDVVVAQGYEAGGHTGDIASMVLTPEVVDAVDPLPVLAAGGIGSGRQVAAALSLGAQGVWLGSLWLTTTEAELPSPALIRKLLAAGSGDTVRSRALTGKPARQLRTEWTDAWDDPNGPGTLPMPLQGLLVAEAVSRIQKYEVEPLLGTPVGQIVGRMNSERSVQAVFDDLTRGFERAVDRVNRIAGRSQQ; from the coding sequence ATGCAGACGGAGCTGAGCAAGAGACTGGGAGTCGAGCACGCCATCTTCGGCTTCACGCCGTTTCCCGCCGTCGCCGCGGCCATCAGCCGGGCCGGCGGTTTCGGTGTGCTCGGCGCGGTCCGCTACACCGCACCGGACGACCTCAAGCGCGACCTCGACTGGCTCGAGGCGAACGTCGACGGAAAACCGTACGGCCTGGATGTCGTCATGCCCGCCAAGAAGGTGGAGGGCGTCACGGAGGCCGACGTCGAGGCGATGATCCCCGAGGGGCACCGGCAGTACGTCAGGGACACCCTGGCCAAGTACGGCGTGCCGGAGCTGGCGGAGGGCGAGGTGTCCGGCTGGCGCATCACCGGGTGGATGGAGCGGGTGGCCCGCACCCAGCTCGACGTCGCCTTCGACTACCCGATCAAGCTGCTCGCCAACGCGCTCGGCTCGCCGCCGGGTGACGTCGTCGAGCGCGCCCACGGCCAGGGCGTGCTCGTCGCGGCGCTCGCGGGCAGCGCCCGGCACGCCCGCAAGCACGCCGAGGCGGGCATCGACGTCGTCGTCGCCCAGGGCTACGAGGCCGGCGGCCACACCGGCGACATCGCCTCCATGGTGCTCACCCCCGAAGTCGTCGACGCCGTCGACCCGTTGCCCGTCCTGGCCGCGGGCGGCATCGGCAGCGGGCGACAGGTGGCCGCCGCGCTGAGCCTGGGCGCCCAGGGCGTGTGGCTGGGCTCCCTCTGGCTGACCACGACAGAGGCCGAACTCCCCTCGCCCGCGCTGATCCGGAAACTGCTCGCCGCCGGCTCCGGCGACACCGTCCGCTCCCGAGCCCTGACCGGCAAGCCGGCCCGGCAGCTGCGCACCGAGTGGACCGACGCCTGGGACGACCCGAACGGGCCCGGCACGCTCCCCATGCCCCTCCAGGGACTGCTGGTCGCCGAGGCGGTCTCCCGCATCCAGAAGTACGAGGTCGAGCCGCTGCTCGGCACGCCCGTCGGGCAGATCGTCGGACGCATGAACAGCGAGCGCAGCGTCCAGGCCGTCTTCGACGACCTGACACGGGGCTTCGAGCGGGCCGTCGACCGCGTCAACCGCATCGCCGGAAGGAGTCAGCAGTGA